The DNA sequence TGATCCGTGCGTGAATGTTTTTTTCTGTGGTTCCATTAAGATGTTTATTAGTGTTAAGAGGGACTGAGCTGAGGAAGATACAAAATTGTTTATAAATTCCAGGAAGATATATTCTCTCTCCGTTTGTGATATTTTCATTCCGTGGATTGCCTTATCAGCACTGTTTCTCTTCACTTAATAGAAAGCTTGGAATCTGAACTTCTGGAAGTGTGTAGAGACTTTACGCCCACAACAACATTGGAAGGAGAAATGTTTTGAGAAAGGTGTTCCTCTTGCAGGCCTGAGCAATGATATTTTTAAAGGCGCAATGCCAAATGGAATTCAAGGGTTGTAGCTATTATGCAATCAGAATGTGGTGATTTTGGAGGTTATATTGTTTATTTGTATGAACGTTATATACATGGTTAATAGTGTTTCACACTCTAGTAAATATTTGCATCTGTCTCAAGTAGCTCTTCAGCAATTTTTCtttgttattttctccaggggagctgctctctgtagtccggagatcagttgtaattttggaagatctccatggaggttggcaatcctattgctGAGTAAAAGGCACCGTGTAGATGCATTCCTTCACCCAGAGCAGATAGTTGGCCATGTGTTAGAGTAGGACAGCAAAATAAACAGGCTGGTTTTCCTCTGCTTTATACGCCCTTCTCCCATCTTTGCAAGGAGCCTCTGAGCCCATTGTCACTTTTGAAAATCATATAATCTTAAGATATGGATGGCAAGAGGCCTGAAGAAAATTGGGGGTGCTAacagccctggagaaaaatgtgccCTGTGtatttaacagaggcttaataggatgttgaagaaatcccttagcacctgtcacatcaaccatcaccagtggtctgacctagcctcagatcgcaaagcatggaggcacaccatccaccaggctgtctcttcctttgagaatgcacgcatagctggtcttgaggacaaaaggagattgaggaagaatcgcactgctacagcaccaaccccaaatcagacttttccctgcagccactgtggctggatctgcctgtcccgcattggtcttgtcagccaccagcgagcctgcagcagacgtggactactgcacccttcttaaatcttcgttcgcgaagtcaagccgagagagaatagGATgttatcttatctatctatctatctatctatctatctatctatctatctatctatctatctatctatctatctatctatctatctatctatctatctatctatctatctatctatcttctatctatcatctatctatctatcatctatctatctatcatctatctatctatcatctatctatctatcatctatctatctatcatctatctatcatcgatctatctatcgatctatctatcgatctatctatctatctatctatctatctatctatctatctatctatctatctatctatctatctatctatcatgtctGTTTGATTTCTATTCTGTACAACATATCTACAATGAATCACtgtgattaattaattaaaaagaagccattaaaacaataaaatcaacaaGCCATCGCCAtcattaattaataaaaacaagccattaagACAATAAAATCTATCAGCAATAATCATACAGTTTCAACAAGAGGCAGCTCTGGcacaataaaataaatcaatagcCAGCTGCCTTGCAAGGCCTTTCCATAGACAGTGTGTAGCTGATTAAAAGAGTGATGGAATTAATAATAAAGTTAACATTTCCCCCACATGTGCATCTGAGATAAGTCTTCCCTCTAACAACAGTTGGAGTCTTTGATATACCAGCACCATCTACTGGCTATAAGGGGAAACAGCAGGTGAGTCCCTTAGTAGGCCATTAGCCAAGGAGCTATTTAGTTAGTGAGTTATACtcctcttttctccccaatggggacccaaagtagtttAGGAGAGCTCTCCCTAACTCCATTTAATACTCCCAAcaagggcttttttctggaaaaagaggtgccagaactctcaagagggagagCATACCTGCCCTCAACTGGAATGAATCCACCTGCTCTGTGTTAGGTACAACATGTTTCATTAcaacattttttttgagaattttatttccacaaacAGGTTCCAAAACGCCGTTCAGCagcattcccccaggaaaaaaagcccaacttacaacagcaaccctgtgagataggtttgactgcatatttatttatttatttaatatcccaccctctccgctcagggcggctcacagattaaGGGTCACACAATCAATCAGCATAACcaacaagataaaacaacaataatacaAGTCTCCAGATATAGCAGAAGACTTTTTGCTGGCAACTGCAACTTCACACCACTGCTCTGTCAGCCAGTGGGAGaaaaattaagttttaaaattgcCATTGGTGAATTGTCTGAAAAGTTATGGTTTTACCTTAGTTCTGGCTATTCCTTGAGCAGTATGGCATTGCATCTGAAGTCCGCCAGAAGTGACATGATGCTACCATGCTCTGTGCCTGTTCCCTGACGGGTTCTTCCCATTGGCTGGGTGTCCTAGCTGAGAGAAAGAATAAGCAGAGCGAGGCCACCAAGctaccttccatggcagagttggtGCATGAACTTGGGTCTTTCAGACTGTACTTCACTTCTCTGACCACTAATACCATGCAGGCTACACCACTATGATGGAAGCCTCTTTCTCAGTCCAAGAAAGTATCTCCGTTGCAGAGCAGAAGCACtttggccctcgagatcactttgCAGTGATCTTGCCAACATGCCTGGAggaaaatgttttgtttttttaataaagaATGTGTGACTGAAGCTCAGAAATAGCCTCCCAGttggagaaaagtacctctttgcCACTCCATAATTTGCCCTCCATGGCATGTGCCCCTTACCTTGTTATCcccatttctgtttttttaaattattgctgATTCTTCAGAGCTGATTTTGTATCAAAATAAATGACTGACTGAAAGAATGTGTGAACATGTGCAGGGTTAGTGTCTCATGAGATTTCTGTTTAAAAATCATCATCTAATCACAGCTTCTGCATGCTCCAGAGcccaaaatattttatttccaaTTTTATCCAGTATTATGGATTTCCTGATAAATAgaaattggggggtgggtgggtgggttcttAACAACTTGGACAATAATATAACTGACCTTGTGGCGAAGTTCTTATATGCTACATTATATGTAGTAATATATTGTAAATTTGCAATATTTTAATATGGATGATTTTAATCAGTGACTCATTCTGTGCTGAACTCTTTATCTATTTTAATGATCTTTTATCTGTAATGCTAATAAAAGTAAACTAACTAACCAGTGATGGAAAAGTACAAGGTGGGGAAATCACCAGGCTTCCGTTTGTCTGTTCTAATGGCCTGTAAAACTAAGATACTACTTTCTATTGTCTGTCTGCCGCTTGTCAAAGACAGACAATTTCAGatggcagctgtgttagtctgcaacagaacagctggattccagtccagtagcaccttagagaccaacaagattttggggggtatGAACttctgagaatcaaagctcccttctttAGGTACATATGCACGTTTTGTATTTAATGAAAAGATATGGTTTGTAAATGTGGCTGGCCCCAATTCTTCTTGTACTGATACTTCTAGAACTGATGCAGAAATCAGAAGGGGCGGGGAAATCAAATGAATCAGAGAGCACACTTGCCCTCCACTGGAATGAATCCGCCCGCTCTGGGTTGGGTACAACATGCTTCATTTAAACTATCAATGAGCCATTTGCTTCTGTATAAACATTCTTTATTTGTAACCACTAACTCACATCAAATATAGTCCAAAATGCTGAAAAGTTAGCACAGATCTTGCAAATTGGCTTTTGACTTGTGACATGACCCTTTAAAAGAGAGAAGTTGTAAATTTGGATAACACAAAGTCTCCTTGCGGCTCTTATGTGTGCTGTGAGCATAGCAAGAGAGGAAGGGAGCATTCAAGGAGGGCCAGCTTCTCTTGCTGAGGGGCTGAATCTGGCCTCAGCAAGGTGTTCAGGGACTGTACTCCCCCAACCATGATGTTCTCATTCTGCCTGCAATTAGTGTCTCTGCAGAGGCTGTGGCCCTTCCCAGAAATGTCACAGCCCCATCTAGTGAGATAGGATGGCACTGAAGAAAATTCTTCCCTCCCTTATGTCTCTTCTCAGCCAAGACTGTAGATGCATGCCATTGGATGGAAGGTGATGGTATGCAGCAGAGGATGAGTGATGAATCCACAGATGCCCTTCTTCCTCTGTGGGCATTTCCTCATCAGTCAGTTCTGTAGAAGGTTATGCTGGTGATAGGGGGAAACAAAAACAAACTAGTTTGGTTACAGAGACAAGAAAAAGTTGATCAAATGTAAATGTGCCTCTTGGGGTTTTTTATTGGTAAGCCTTAAGGCCTAATCAGATGTGTTGTTTTTCACATTTACCATCTGAGGTAATTTGTAAGCACCATATTTGTCAGATCCTGCCCCTCACTATGGAAGTTATGCTCCTCTGGTATAGAAGGAAACTGTTTTTAGAACTcggttgttttttgtttgtttcaaagcatttacctggggggggggggagaaataattCTGCTGCTCAGAAAGGGGGAAGTGGGGAAGCTCTGACAATCCCACAGCGTGACAAGGAGAAAAGGATGCAATGGAGAATGGAggtaagaaggaaggagggacaaAGAAAGGCATATGGGCTGCTTACCCACTAAAGCTCCTTCATAGCAGAAGAGGGACAGGAAAGAGAAGAgaatgagaggagaatgatggtgGTGGCGGCAGTAGTAGTGATGGTAATGTTGCCTCACGAAAAGCTCCTAtcctgccacatattttgttattctttaaggtgcctactggactcttgctcttttctactgcacacCCAAATGTGAGAGACATAAAGTGCCCTTTAGTCAAACATGATACCTAGTGGGAATCTGCAGACCCTTCCACAGTAGAAGGAAGAACAGCATATCTGGCTCCTTGGACAGTCGTAGTCATTATTGCAATATCGAATTCTTAGTGACGAACATAGAAATGGGATTGTGGGGCAAATCCTAGGTCTCACTGGAgtagaaaaaaaaagattagagTTAATATCCCACCAGCAGCTTTAAATTTCTTTCACTGTAGTACAGCCATAATATCTATATTTGGAGACTCGCTAGGTCACACACTGGCACTCCCATGTCTTAACTTTATTGAATGCTTCATTTTTTCCTCTGcataggcagaacttagccagTTTTGAAGCCCCCTACAAACCAAGAAAATATCTCTTATTTTGAGCagctgaagtttttaaaaagattgtcTACCATCATCCCCAGTTTCTGCACAATGAACAAGATAGGAAAGATGGTACATGTGATGTCCTGAAAAAAATAGAGAAGATACCTTGTGGGAGTCTGCAGATCCTGACACAATTGTATGAACAGCACATCTGGCTTCCTGGACAGTCATAGCTAGAACTGCAACGATCGATTCCTGGTACAGTACATCGGAATGGATTTCTGGGGCAAATGCGAGGTATCACTGAAGTAGAAAAATAATGTTAACCAATGTCCAACAACCAATATCAGCATGCATAGATTGAGATagatgtcctgacctggatggcccaggcaagtaCAATCTTGTCACACCttagaatctaagcagggttgaccctcgttagtatttggatgagaggccaccaagaaagcccatggtttctaggcagaggcaggcaaaggcaaagcagctctgaacatctcttgccttgaaaactctaaagttagctgcaacttgatagtactttccaccaccaaagatATATGGACTGCAGTGCATCCATACTGCCTGGACTATAAGGCATATTtcaatggggagggacagtggctcagtggtattgcaacttggtaagcaggagatcccaggttcaatccccagcatctccaactaaaaacggtccaggcaagtaggcatgaaaaaacctcagcttgagaccctggagagtcactgccagtctgagtagacaatactgactttgatggaccgggggtctgattcagtataagacagattcatatgttcatatgttaatgACAAATTACTAGAGAGGTGCAATTAGAGCTTACTAATCAAAATTCAACCTGACCTCATCTGTTTTTTTAGCATCATAAATTAATTTGAATGCAACAACTTCTGATGTTTGGTAACAGAATGAATCAGTCAGATCTGGTTTAATTTCCCTGGGTATCAGGAGGgtaagcaaggggggggggggggagagttactTTGCAGAAATATAATTGACAGGGATGTTATTTGTCCACAACTATTTTCCTGCCAAAGAGGATCGTTCTGGTTCAATTACTATATATAACATTTCCTGCAATCATTGCTCTTTCTCACTGAGTTGGGCATGATTCTCTAAATTCTATGCAATCACAAGTCTTGTTTGACAGTCTTCATGACAGCCAGTTCATTTGATTTATAGACTGGGGGTAGATTCTGTAAGGTTACATTCAGGCCATCCATGATAGGCAGTGTATCAACCTTGCAGGGGACAAAAATAAAGATGCTGTTTGTACATGCTATCAGACAGGTAGAGGTTAAGGCTTTCTGTTGTTTTCCTCACCCACCATAGATACCTAGCCTGACAAGTATTTAAGGCTTTCTTTCCCAGATGATAGGCAATTTGCACTTGGGAGATGAGTGGAAGGAATAAGAAATATTAAAGTTTTCAGATCTCTGTATGTGAGGGGAAAGGACTAGTTCAAGGATCTTGGACAttctttcattttatttaaaagCAGTGTGTGGAGGGGGCTGATATGCACTGATTCACATGCAAAGCAGTGAGCCACTGTACACTGCTTGAAGCACatttccccctttcctctccaGTTCCAGTCTCAGAAAACAGTTGGGTCGGGAGAAAAATACTGAAATCCATCATGTTCATCAAGGCAAAGGCAGGGTTTACCTCCCATTGCCAGCCGACTAGtttaaaaaaacgaaacaaaacaaaaacaccttCCCTACTGTATACTTGAGGATCCCAGAAAAGGAGGAAAAACTCACTCCCACACATCAGTTAATGCATTCATCTTCTCCTGTAcccactctgtgattctatttaaTCACTTATAAAATGGGAATATTTCTACCTTGCTGACTGGAATTCAGAAGCGAGGTTCCCTGGGGCTGTAATCCCCAAAAATTTCATTCCAATTGGATGAGGGGGAAACTTATACTAGAAATGTATTTTCCTTTGAAACCACTGGAAATAACAACAGAAATTAACTAATAATTTTAATTATTCATTAAAATCAGCTCATCTTCTTAAATGACAAAATGCAATTTTGCATAGTCTTAACAGCAACTAAGGTTATACACGGATCCTTCAAGTCCTGTCTTGTACGTGCTGCAGATGCTCCATATCTATTGAAATTTATGTTAAACAGCCACTGATAAGTATCTTGTTGCTACAAATTAACACTTCTTTTTGTCTCTCCTAATGACTCATTACTAAGCCTTTGTCCCATTTTAAATATTAAGAAAATGCTTCTTATAAACTAAGATGTGACTTATAAACAACGATACTGAGGCATCTTCAGGACTTGCTTTATT is a window from the Heteronotia binoei isolate CCM8104 ecotype False Entrance Well chromosome 2, APGP_CSIRO_Hbin_v1, whole genome shotgun sequence genome containing:
- the LOC132567294 gene encoding waprin-Enh1-like, whose amino-acid sequence is MKTLTALLLVSLLALWIGFPTTDCTGIAFVIPRICPRNPFRCTVPGIDRCSSSYDCPGSQMCCSYNCVRICRLPQVRPRICPTIPFLCSSLRIRYCNNDYDCPRSQICCSSFYCGRVCRFPLGIMFD